A genomic stretch from Penaeus vannamei isolate JL-2024 chromosome 6, ASM4276789v1, whole genome shotgun sequence includes:
- the LOC113815370 gene encoding uncharacterized PE-PGRS family protein PE_PGRS54 isoform X34, producing the protein MEGSSRVLLSLLVAGLAVLPHLVNARSPTPNIHICHSLTCPEQDAFYAHPTFCTDYVHCVAGVPYVKKCPSNLNFNAVKGACDHPRDAHCTPFKTSCELTSPFVPGGVTDDLVTCDCEGPCIKPHPYRCDAFYHCDAAGVEHLTKCPGDLMFNAMVEQCDLPENTKCEPAPSCSCDNCRYPSSEKCSAYWLCEGGQAVQHFCSNGLLFNRDTSQCDLAINVDCSEGAWEEGAFLETACVDRRLDCPKFVKDGGCQCSGSNCDWQSFVLRNCPKSCGSCKVNKMISKRTFALEEKGLKRKHHSSKESGSKESGSKESGSKESGSKESGSKESGSKESGSKESGSKESGSKESGSKESGSKESGSKESGSKESGSKESGSKESGSKESGSKESGSKESGSKESGSKESGSKESGSNESHKPGHSHECGGNGGSGSGGGGGDGGSGGGGGDGGSGGGGGDGGSGGDGGSGGGGGSGGDGGNGGEGGNGGNNGNGGSGGGSGGGGEGGNGVGGGSGSGGGDGGNGGSGGSGGGSGGGGEGGNGGGGGSGSGGGDGGNNGNGGSGGGSGGGGEGGNGGGGGSGSGGGDGGNNGNGGSGGGSGGGGEGGNGGGGGSGSGGGDGGNGGSGGSGGGSGGGGEGGNGGGGGSGSGGGDGGNNGNGGSGGGSGGGGEGGNGGGGGSGSGGGDGGNNGNGGSGGGSGGGGEGGNGGGGGSGSGGGDGGNNGNGGSGGGSGGGGEGGNGGGGGSGSGGGDGGNNGNGGSGGGSGGGGEGGNGGGGGSGSGGGDGGNGGSGGSGGGSGGGGDEDCQDNEVDCVYWAANNDCICKPTDGDCSWQYYVSATCPKSCGTCGNGGGGGDGGNGGGGGDGGNGGGGGDGGDGGNGGSIDGCVIDCSLGKYLPHPTDCRKFIQCAPYGPEEMPCAPGTVWNQQKLTCDHEWASPCVTGSYLTPEGLPCGGGSGGDGGNGGGGGDGGNGGGGGDGGNGGGGGDGGNGGGGGDGGNGGGGGDGGNGGGGGDGGNGGGGGDGGDGGNGGSIDGCVIDCSLGKYLPHPTDCRKFIQCAPYGPEEMPCAPGTVWNQQKLTCDHEWASLCVTGSYLTPEGLPCGGGSGGDGGNGGGGGDGGNGGGGGDGGDGGNGGSISGCVIDCSLGKYLPHPTDCRKFIQCAPYGPEEMPCAPGTVWNQQKLTCDHEWASPCVTGSYLTPEGLPCGGGSGGDGGNVGGGGDGGNGGGGGDGGNGGGGGDGGNGGGGEDGGNGGGGGDGGNGGGGGDGGNGGGGGDGGNGGGGGDGGNEGGGGDGGNGGGGGDGGDGGNGGSIDGCVIDCSLGKYLPHPSDCRKFIQCAPYGPEEMPCAPGTVWNQQKLTCDHEWASPCVTGSYLTPEGLPCGGGSGGDGGNGGGGGDGGNGGGGGDGGNGGGGGDGGNGGGGGDGGNGGGGGDGGNGGGGGDGGDGGNGGSIDGCVIDCSLGKYLPHPTDCRKFIQCAPYGPEEMPCAPGTVWNQQKLTCDHEWASPCVTGSYLTPEGLPCGGGSGGDGGNGGGGGDGGNGGGGGDGGNGGGGGDGGNGGGGGDGGNGGGGGDGGNGGGGGDGGNGGGSGGGDGGNGGGGGDGGNGGGGGDGGNGGGGGDGGNGGGGGDGGNGGGGGDGGNGGGGGDGGNGGGGGDGGNGGGGGDGGNGGGDGGEDCPLSCPEKEGLFPHPRDCKKWIHCSHNIPFVKKCPFHLHFNPVQRVCDWPFRAQCIAAPDADCQIPEPVLPTEPPNVKPDICDCECCLRPHPEDCTAYYYCEPNASAEFHTCSEGLVFNPQLSQCVLQVDYPQCQPEKPPTCDPTCECLYPAHSCSEYYKCNGDGIPVKYECTGGLYFNDQKHTCDLPENVSCEERRKRSEIDPVTEQHYILPEECKDLQGMYAIRDRPSSYYLCSHGVAFEMRCPDGGVFSSKAKKCILRK; encoded by the exons GATCCCCGACTCCGAACATACATATCTGTCACAGCCTGACCTGCCCTGAACAGGACGCCTTCTACGCGCACCCGACCTTCTGCACAGACTACGTCCACTGCGTCGCCGGCGTCCCATATGTCAAG AAATGCCCTTCAAACCTGAACTTCAACGCTGTGAAGGGGGCGTGCGACCACCCGAGGGACGCCCACTGCACGCCCTTCAAGACGTCCTGCGAGCTGACGAGCCCTTTCGTCCCAGGAGGCGTGACAGACGACCTCGTGACGTGTGACTGCGAAGGCCCCTGCATCAAGCCGCACCCGTACCGCTGCGATGCCTTCTACCACTGCGACGCT GCGGGCGTGGAGCACCTTACGAAGTGTCCCGGAGACTTGATGTTCAACGCGATGGTTGAACAATGTGATCTGCCGGAGAACACCAAATGTGAACCGGCGCCCTCCTGTTCCTGTGACAACTGCCGGTACCCTTCGTCCGAAAAGTGCTCTGCTTACTGGCTGT GTGAGGGTGGCCAAGCAGTTCAGCATTTCTGCAGTAACGGCCTTCTCTTCAACCGTGACACGTCACAGTGCGATCTGGCCATCAATGTAGACTGTAGCGAAGGGGCCTGGGAAGAAGGTGCTTTCCTGGAGACGGCCTGCGTTGACCGACGTTTGGACTGTCCAAAGTTTGTGAAGGATGGAGGGTGTCAGTGCAGTGGAAGTAACTGCGACTGGCAGTCGTTTGTTCTTAGGAACTGTCCAAAATCCTGTGGCAGCTGCAAAGTAAACAAAATGATTAGCAAGAGGACATTTGCCTTAGAAGAAAAAGGACTTAAAAGAAAGCATCATAgtagcaaagagtctggaagcaaggagtctggaagcaaagagtctggaagcaaggaatccggaagcaaagagtctggaagcaaagagtctggaagcaaagagtctggaagcaaggaatccggaagcaaagagtctggaagcaaagagtctggaagcaaggaatccggaagcaaagagtctggaagcaaagagtctggaagcaaggaatccggaagcaaagagtctggaagcaaggagtccggaagcaaagagtctggaagcaaggagtccggaagcaaagagtctggaagcaagGAGTCCGGAAGCAAGGAGTCCGggagcaaagagtctggaagtaATGAAAGCCACAAACCAGGCCATAGTCATGaatgtggtggtaatggtggatcTGGAagcggaggaggcggtggagacggtggaagcggaggaggcggtggagacggtggaagcggaggaggcggtggagacgGTGGAAGCGGTGGAGACGGTGGAAGCGGAGGAGGCGGTGGAAGCGGAGGAGACGGTGGAAacggaggagaaggtggaaacgGTGGAAACAACGGcaatggaggaagtggaggtggatcaggaggcggaggagaaggaggcaacgGTGTAGGTGGaggcagcggaagtggaggaggagacggtggGAATGGCggcagtggaggaagtggaggtggatcaggaggcggaggagaaggaggcaacggtggaggcggaggcagcggaagtggaggaggagacggtggAAACAACGGcaatggaggaagtggaggtggatcaggaggcggaggagaaggaggcaacggtggaggtggaggcagcggaagtggagggggagacggTGGAAACAACGGCAATGGAGGAAGTGGCGGTGGatcaggaggcggaggagaaggaggcaacggtggaggcggaggcagcggaagtggaggaggagacggtggAAATGGCggcagtggaggaagtggaggtggatcaggaggcggaggagaaggaggcaacggtggaggcggaggcagcggaagtggaggaggagacggtggAAACAACGGcaatggaggaagtggaggtggatcaggaggcggaggagaaggaggcaacggtggaggcggaggcagcggaagtggaggaggagacggtggAAACAACGGcaatggaggaagtggaggtggatcaggaggcggaggagaaggaggcaacggtggaggtggaggcagcggaagtggaggaggagacggtggAAACAACGGcaatggaggaagtggaggtggatcaggaggcggaggagaaggaggcaacggtggaggcggaggcagcggaagtggaggaggagacggcGGAAACAACGGcaatggaggaagtggaggtggatcaggaggcggaggagaaggaggcaacggtggaggcggaggcagcggaagtggaggaggagacggtggAAATGGCggcagtggaggaagtggaggtggatcaggaggcggaggagatgaAGACTGTCAAGATAACGAAGTGGACTGCGTGTACTGGGCAGCAAACAATGATTGCATATGCAAGCCCACAGATGGAGACTGCTCATGGCAATACTACGTGTCTGCAACATGTCCAAAGAGCTGTGGTACTTGTGGAaacggaggtggcggtggagacggcggaaacggaggtggcggtggagacggcggaaacggaggtggcggtggagacgGTGGTGATGGAGGAAATGGTGGAAGCATTGACGGTTGCGTCATTGACTGCTCCCTCGGAAAGTATCTGCCACATCCAACTGACTGCCGCAAGTTCATCCAGTGTGCCCCGTATGGTCCCGAAGAGATGCCTTGTGCTCCTGGAACGGTCTGGAACCAACAGAAACTCACCTGTGATCACGAATGGGCTTCTCCTTGTGTGACAGGCAGCTACTTGACTCCAGAAGGTCTACCatgtggaggaggtagtggtggagacggcggaaacggaggtggaggcggagacggcggaaacggaggtggcggtggagacggcggaaacggaggtggaggcggagacggcggaaacggag gtggcggtggagacggcggaaacggag gtggcggtggagacggcggaaatggaggtggcggtggagacggcggaaacggaggtggcggtggagacgGTGGTGATGGAGGAAATGGTGGAAGCATTGACGGTTGCGTCATTGACTGCTCCCTCGGAAAGTATCTGCCACATCCAACTGACTGCCGCAAGTTCATCCAGTGTGCCCCGTATGGTCCCGAAGAGATGCCTTGTGCTCCTGGAACGGTCTGGAACCAACAGAAACTCACCTGTGATCACGAATGGGCTTCTCTTTGTGTGACAGGCAGCTACTTGACTCCAGAAGGTCTACCatgtggaggaggtagtggtggagacggcggaaacggaggtggaggcggagacgGCGGAAACGGAG gtggcggtggagacgGTGGTGATGGAGGAAATGGTGGAAGCATCAGCGGTTGCGTCATTGACTGCTCCCTCGGAAAGTATCTGCCACATCCAACTGACTGCCGCAAGTTCATCCAGTGTGCCCCGTATGGTCCCGAAGAGATGCCTTGTGCGCCTGGAACGGTCTGGAACCAACAGAAACTCACCTGTGATCACGAATGGGCTTCTCCTTGTGTGACAGGCAGCTACTTGACTCCAGAAGGTCTACCATGTGGAGGAGGTAGTGGCGGAGACGGCGGAAATGTAGGTGGAGGCGGAGACGGCGGAAACGGAGGTGGCGGCGGAGACGGCGGAAacggaggtggcggaggagacggcggaaacggaggtggaggcgaagacggcggaaacggaggtggcggtggagacggcggaaacggag gtggcggtggagacggcggaaatggaggtggcggtggagacggcggaaacggaggtggcggtggagacgGCGGAAATGAAGGTGGCGGTGGAGACGGCGGAaacggaggtggcggtggagacgGTGGTGATGGAGGAAATGGTGGAAGCATCGACGGTTGCGTCATTGACTGCTCCCTCGGAAAGTATCTGCCACATCCATCTGACTGCCGCAAGTTCATCCAGTGTGCCCCGTATGGTCCCGAAGAGATGCCTTGTGCTCCTGGAACGGTCTGGAACCAACAGAAACTCACCTGTGATCACGAATGGGCTTCTCCTTGTGTGACAGGCAGCTACTTGACTCCAGAAGGTCTACCatgtggaggaggtagtggtggagatggcggaaatggaggtggaggcggagacggcggaaacggaggtggcggcggagacggcggaaacggaggtggcggtggagacggcggaaacggag gtggcggtggagacggcggaaacggaggtggcggtggagacggcggaaacggaggtggcggtggagacgGTGGTGATGGAGGAAATGGTGGAAGCATTGACGGTTGCGTCATTGACTGCTCCCTTGGAAAGTATCTGCCACATCCAACTGACTGCCGCAAGTTCATCCAGTGTGCCCCGTATGGTCCCGAAGAGATGCCTTGTGCTCCTGGAACGGTCTGGAACCAACAGAAACTCACCTGTGATCACGAATGGGCTTCTCCTTGTGTGACAGGCAGCTACTTGACTCCAGAAGGTCTACCatgtggaggaggtagtggtggagacggcggaaacggaggtggaggcggagacggcggaaacggaggtggcggtggagacggcggaaacggaggtggcggtggagacggcggaaacggaggtggcggtggagacggcggaaacggaggtggcggaggagacggcggaaacggaggtggtggtggagacggcggaaacggaggtggaAGTGGCGGTGGAGATggcggaaacggaggtggaggtggagacggcggaaacggaggtggcggtggagacggtggaaacggaggtggcggtggagacggcggaaacggaggtggcggtggagacggcggaaacggaggtggcggtggagacggcggaaacggaggtggcggtggagacggcggaaacggaggtggcggtggagatggcggaaatggaggtggaggtggagacggcggaaacggaggtggtgatggaggtgaagaTTGTCCATTGTCGTGTCCAGAAAAAGAAGGTCTTTTCCCTCATCCCCGGGATTGTAAGAAATGGATTCATTGTTCCCACAACATACCTTTTGTCAAGAAGTGTCCCTTCCATCTTCATTTCAATCCCGTCCAACGAGTATGTGACTGGCCATTTAGAGCCCAGTGTATTGCTGCTCCTGATGCTGACTGTCAGATTCCAGAACCTGTGCTTCCCACAGAGCCCCCTAATGTAAAACCTGACATTTGTGACTGTGAATGCTGCCTCAGACCTCATCCAGAGGATTGCACAGCCTACTATTACTGTGAG CCAAACGCAAGCGCCGAATTCCACACCTGTTCCGAAGGGCTCGTGTTCAACCCGCAGTTAAGTCAGTGTGTTCTTCAAGTAGATTATCCGCAGTGTCAGCCTGAGAAACCTCCAACATGCGACCCTACATGTGAATGTCTGTACCCTGCTCACAGCTGCTCAGAATACTACAAAT GTAATGGCGATGGCATTCCTGTTAAATATGAGTGTACAGGAGGGCTTTACTTCAACGACCAGAAACACACGTGTGACCTCCCTGAAAATGTTTCCTGTGAGGAGCGACGTAAAAGAAGTGAAATAGACCCTGTAACGGAACAACACTACATCTTAC cggAGGAGTGTAAGGATCTGCAAGGAATGTATGCCATTAGAGACAGACCAAGTTCGTATTACCTTTGCAGTCACGGCGTAGCCTTTGAAATGCGGTGTCCAGATGGCGGCGTTTTCTCAAGCAAAGCCAAGAAATGCATCTTAAGGAAGTAA